A stretch of Aspergillus nidulans FGSC A4 chromosome VI DNA encodes these proteins:
- a CDS encoding uncharacterized protein (transcript_id=CADANIAT00010058), producing the protein MSHPLAAAVWEQLSRRDLENIIHEIIGEHAARLATSIALSAGHHGHAPDMESLTQSVLWIQTLFNMQRTYLQGLATSQDCNPYFAPYLVSSDIIFSTLMYLTKVKVDLFPCAKPTASESLRYRQLIGHTFLVGIRLLVLRGEPMNSETKFRLERAMRSAWEHPDLSKSESFLINDLLPKAIASIGSTDLFHAQQSLLRSSKAYIPVFSSGIYPFPGAPDTLVTDLLTALMRKKDDQLTSFYLLFDLLWAAESALIHCHIDRRRFSQEQGHASAGAIKVEEAYTQTQDNRKKLARTILAAFDDEFDTPSLQVLATVILSQNAGEHAPLQTRRIRDSWGKLSPLRDSTDSALSLLMRWLVNRRVQLWDCNGELEAFSHDYQKHLTQWLHNSSSQAFGHPTQMKRGNVGAVYVVNCPAVHPVPEALLEEQLRSSDRKAYEQLQDKSRFLTMNAMCPLCPGNVKIQHARMIESLDQASDALHNTGSESSGRYSLQDSVSRHTTSRSSSRTNSTDQLSRMGSVDGLRSPVSPTSSSLSFFKLSSKSHSPTTPDVLNPFIARPRTGQSQEKQLIRNHFPFQERFCEVFEGAKSASTAKVLFFGFRTESFDLGPAEHYELLVFRNKSAIPEAKLTIETPHLSSPITSMVMSRDDKYVAFTLRDEVRVYEICTTEISQVQLGGKTGYYAVGNVPEAHFSGKHETSGQGRKGVEEVIARKLQFSVDGRRFIVATHLGNQYAYVDVWNCTQRQWKLEPGGSKSFKLPPWSTDDGDLTCVFYDSFNETVILTAFLAREYPISFSLSGEAPSNGTISPRIVHGAQSPSGSRFVLANGMKQMYLCDSTASGSLIPTKMKKAISKISPSAFQPSQLALSFPGENEVFAFWTREGKLMLRTISLHAGGEAVSDYDLRSEFDRLLVDRPLADFHRSRHQPSSLSRQIDSEIEGLQTQPIPRPNLPELPAA; encoded by the exons ATGTCACATCCGCTCGCGGCAGCAGTGTGGGAGCAGCTAAGCCGTCGGGATCTCGAAAACATCATCCACGAAATCATAGGGGAGCATGCGGCGAGACTTGCCACAAGCATCGCTTTGAGCGcaggtcatcatggccatgcGCCGGACATGGAGTCTCTGACGCAGTCAGTCCTGTGGATACAGACACTGTTCAATATGCAACGAACGTATCTCCAGGGCCTGGCCACTTCGCAGGACTGCAATCCTTATTTTGCCCCGTACTTAGTGTCATCCGATATTATCTTCTCAACGTTGATGTATTTGACGAAAGTCAAGGTCGACCTTTTTCCCTGCGCAAAGCCGACGGCCTCGGAATCTTTGAGATATCGCCAGCTCATAGGACATACCTTTCTCGTCGGCATTCGGCTTCTCGTCCTGCGCGGCGAGCCTATGAATTCCGAGACGAAATTCAGACTGGAACGGGCGATGCGGTCTGCTTGGGAGCACCCTGATCTTTCCAAGTCAGAAAGCTTCCTGATTAACGACCTGCTCCCGAAGGCGATTGCCAGTATCGGATCGACGGACTTATTTCATGCTCAACAATCACTACTAAGATCTAGTAAAGCCTACATCCCCGTATTTTCGTCTGGTATT TATCCTTTCCCTGGTGCGCCAGACACTCTGGTGACGGACCTTTTGACCGCGCTCATGAGGAAAAAAGATGACCAACTGACATCTTTTTACCTCCTATTCGATCTTTTATGGGCAGCTGAGTCCGCTCTGATACACTGTCATATTGACCGCCGTCGGTTTTCCCAAGAGCAAGGACACGCAAGTGCCGGTGCGATAAAGGTAGAAGAGGCTTACACCCAGACGCAAGACAACAGAAAAAAGCTAGCTAGGACAATTCTGGCTGCATTCGACGACGAATTCGACACTCCATCCTTGCAAGTACTTGCAACAGTGATACTGAGCCAAAACGCCGGCGAACATGCTCCTCTGCAGACCAGAAGAATTAGAGACTCGTGGGGCAAGCTTTCGCCGCTACGGGATTCCACGGATTCAGCCCTAAGTCTGCTAATGAGATGGCTGGTCAACCGCAGGGTCCAGCTCTGGGACTGCAATGGAGAATTGGAAGCTTTCTCGCATGATTATCAAAAACATCTGACCCAATGGTTGCATAATTCGTCTTCACAGGCCTTCGGCCATCCAACCCAAATGAAGAGGGGGAATGTGGGTGCTGTGTACGTTGTCAACTGCCCTGCAGTCCACCCAGTTCCTGAGGCGCTTCTGGAGGAACAGCTGAGGAGCTCGGACAGGAAAGCGTACGAA CAATTACAAGACAAGTCCCGATTTCTCACCATGAATGCAATGTGTCCCCTTTGTCCTGGAAATGTAAAGATACAGCATGCCCGTATGATCGAATCACTTGACCAGGCATCGGACGCCCTACATAATACTGGTTCGGAAAGCAGTGGACGATACTCCTTGCAAGACTCGGTATCAAGACACACAACGTCGCGATCAAGCTCGAGGACCAACTCTACAGACCAGTTATCGCGTATGGGTTCGGTCGACGGCTTGAGAAGTCCCGTATCACCTACCTCATCTAGCCTGTCCTTCTTCAAACTATCCAGCAAAAGCCACTCGCCAACGACGCCCGATGTTCTGAATCCGTTCATTGCTCGCCCGCGAACGGGCCAGTCACAAGAGAAGCAGTTAATTAG GAACCACTTCCCTTTTCAGGAGAGGTTCTGCGAAGTCTTCGAAGGGGCAAAGTCCGCCTCAACAGCCAAGGTTCTGTTTTTCGGCTTCCGGACAGAGTCTTTTGATCTGGGAC cagcagag CATTATGAGCTCTTAGTATTCCGAAACAAGAGCGCCATTCCTGAAGCAAAGCTGACTATTGAAACGCCGCATTTATCTTCGCCGATTACCTCTATGGTTATGTCTCGTGATGATAAATACGTGGCATTCACTCTCAGAGACGAAGTCCGAGTATATGAAATTTGTACGACTGAGATTTCTCAGGTTCAACTGGGTGGTAAAACAGGCTATTATGCCGTTGGAAATGTCCCAGAAGCACACTTCAGTGGTAAGCATGAGACATCAGGACAAGGTCGAAAAGGCGTAGAAGAAGTCATTGCCAGGAAGCTCCAATTTTCCGTTGATGGCAGACGCTTCATTGTCGCTACACATCTCGGAAACCAATACGCTTATGTCGACGTGTGGAATTGCACTCAACGGCAATGGAAGCTTGAACCAGGTGGCTCCAAATCCTTTAAACTCCCACCT TGGAGCACTGATGATGGAGATCTCACCTGTGTGTTCTACGACAGCTTTAACGAAACGGTCATTCTCACAGCATTTCTCGCTAGAGAATACCCGATATCATTCTCACTCTCTGGCGAGGCGCCCAGCAATGGCACCATTAGTCCCAGAATAGTACATGGAGCCCAATCACCCTCAGGCTCACGGTTCGTGCTAGCAAACGGTATGAAGCAGATGTATCTGTGCGACTCGACCGCCAGCGGGTCTCTCATcccgacgaagatgaagaaggcaATATCCAAGATCAGCCCCTCGGCTTTTCAGCCCAGTCAGCTTGCATTATCATTTCCTGGGGAGAATGAGGTGTTTGCGTTCTGGACGAGAGAGGGCAAACTGATGCTCCGAACGATTAGCCTGCATGCCGGTGGGGAGGCTGTCAGCGACTATGATCTGCGGTCAGAATTCGACCGGTTGCTAGTAGATCGTCC